In Triticum urartu cultivar G1812 chromosome 6, Tu2.1, whole genome shotgun sequence, the following proteins share a genomic window:
- the LOC125514822 gene encoding ethylene receptor 4-like: protein MARHFAAAGAGAVQRYYCGGACDGRDDGAVQAMLQCQRVSDFLIAASYLSIPLELLYFASCADLAPLKWLLLQLAAFAVLGGATHLLAVFSLAHPHSSGLLLASTAAKLLAALVSFATAVSLVALIPRLIRAKLREAFLRAKARQLDRDLGLIRRRVEATSRVVRMLTHRIRSSPLDAHSILHTTMLHLADALELHSCAVWMPGRDAGDDLHLVHQLSLRGKGPVRVVLGSQAPISPGDPDVIDVMASEAAKVLRPGSELATASSGELQPPGAVAAIRIPMLEVSNFDGGKTPVASSYAILVLALRSKASGSGSREWSGHDLEVVQVIADQVAVALSHAAVLEEWQAMSDRLAEQNRALLHAKQDAMMATEGINSIQSAMCDGMRRPMYSIIGLLSMVRQAEDMRPEQRLVADAIARTSTLSLALMNDVDTETLTVNRMPFDLRSLMREAMSVAGCLASCGGAGFSYQLENALPEWVVGDETRVFHLLLQMAGDVLGQRRDGAGRLSFSIKSCSADQKDCIPVCPNLSAGCSICVEFQVAMERSTGCSQPPSSPASSQINMCKKIVQMMNGTMWSASDGESITLILHFQLQQSRVCRRTSSSIPHFNGLRILLADGDGMSRAVTQKLLEQLGCQVISVSSGAHCLALLGSAGSSFQLLLLDLDMDAFEVALQIRGLKNRRWLLIVAALAVTVDDNIREMCRHSGINGLIQKPLTLTALGAQLHRVLRN from the exons ATGGCGCGGCACTtcgcggcggcgggggcgggggcggtgCAGCGGTACTACTGCGGCGGCGCGTGCGACGGGCGGGACGACGGCGCGGTGCAGGCGATGCTGCAGTGCCAGCGGGTGAGCGACTTCCTCATCGCGGCCTCCTACCTCTCCATCCCGCTGGAGCTGCTCTACTTCGCCTCCTGCGCCGACCTCGCGCCGCTCAAGTGGCTGCTGCTGCAGCTGGCCGCCTTCGCCGTGCTCGGCGGCGCCACCCACCTGCTCGCCGTCTTCTCCCTCGCCCACCCGCACTCCTCGGGCCTCCTCCtcgcctccaccgccgccaagCTCCTCGCCGCGCTCGTCTCCTTCGCCACCGCCGTCTCCCTCGTCGCGCTCATCCCGCGCCTCATCCGCGCCAAGCTCCGGGAGGCGTTCCTGCGGGCCAAGGCGCGCCAGCTCGACCGCGACCTCGGCCTCATCCGCCGCCGCGTCGAGGCCACCTCCCGCGTCGTCCGCATGCTCACCCACCGCATCCGCAGCTCCCCGCTCGACGCGCACTCCATCCTCCACACCACCATGCTCCACCTCGCCGACGCCCTCGAGCTCCACAGCTGCGCCGTCTGGATGCCCGGCcgcgacgccggcgacgacctccACCTGGTGCACCAGCTCAGCCTCAGGGGCAAGGGCCCCGTCCGCGTCGTGCTCGGCTCGCAGGCTCCCATCTCCCCGGGTGACCCGGACGTGATCGACGTAATGGCAAGCGAGGCCGCCAAGGTGCTCAGGCCAGGCTCGGAGCTCGCGACGGCGAGCAGCGGCGAGCTCCAGCCGCCGGGTGCCGTGGCTGCCATACGGATCCCCATGCTCGAGGTCTCCAACTTCGACGGAGGAAAGACACCGGTGGCGAGCTCATATGCCATACTGGTGTTGGCTCTTCGCAGCAAGGCATCAGGCTCCGGTTCCAGAGAGTGGAGCGGCCATGACCTGGAGGTTGTGCAGGTTATCGCCGACCAGGTCGCCGTGGCGCTCTCTCACGCGGCGGTCCTAGAGGAGTGGCAGGCCATGAGCGACAGGCTTGCCGAGCAGAACAGGGCCTTGCTGCACGCCAAGCAGGACGCGATGATGGCGACCGAGGGCATCAACAGCATCCAGAGCGCCATGTGCGACGGCATGCGAAGGCCGATGTACTCCATCATCGGCCTGCTCTCCATGGTGCGGCAGGCGGAGGACATGCGCCCCGAGCAGAGGCTCGTGGCCGACGCCATTGCCAGGACGAGCACCCTGTCGCTGGCACTGATGAACGACGTCGACACGGAGACGTTGacagtgaaccgcatgccgttcGACCTGCGCTCCTTGATGAGGGAGGCCATGAGCGTCGCCGGGTGCCTGGCCAGCTGCGGCGGGGCTGGTTTCTCGTACCAGCTGGAGAACGCCTTGCCTGAGTGGGTCGTTGGCGACGAGACGAGGGTCTTCCATCTCCTGCTGCAAATGGCGGGTGATGTGCTCGGTCAGCGGCGCGATGGAGCAGGGCGTCTCTCATTCTCCATCAAGAGCTGCAGTGCGGACCAAAAGGATTGCATCCCGGTGTGCCCAAATCTGTCTGCAGGTTGTAGCATATGCGTTGAGTTTCAGGTTGCCATGGAAAGATCAACTGGATGCAGCCAGCCACCCAGCAGCCCGGCCAGCTCTCAGATCAACATGTGCAAGAAGATTGTGCAG ATGATGAACGGTACCATGTGGTCGGCATCGGATGGCGAAAGCATCACCCTCATCCTGCACTTCCAGCTGCAGCAATCACGCGTGTGCCGAAGAACGTCGTCGTCCATCCCTCACTTCAACGGCCTGAGGATCCTGCTCGCAGATGGCGACGGCATGAGCCGGGCGGTGACCCAGAAGCTCCTCGAGCAGCTCGGCTGCCAGGTCATATCGGTGTCGTCAGGCGCCCATTGCCTGGCCTTGCTGGGGAGCGCCGGCTCCTCCTTCCAGCTCCTCCTCCTGGACCTTGACATGGATGCATTTGAGGTGGCACTCCAGATCAGGGGGCTCAAGAACAGGCGCTGGCTCCTTATAGTTGCTGCTCTCGCCGTGACCGTCGACGACAACATCCGTGAGATGTGCCGCCACTCGGGGATAAACGGCCTGATCCAGAAACCCCTTACACTGACGGCGCTGGGAGCTCAGCTCCACAGAGTCCTTCGGAACTGA
- the LOC125514824 gene encoding uncharacterized protein LOC125514824: MEADAATPSPPGSRKRSSRPRPRPDDGRPEPYPSPRGSPSRRSERTRRPRAPPDSDAVTAPADRRARAPSPALRRPVRAFQEAAALAALAASTPAASSSGARSYGVVWSDADEVALLNAAAAFRVRHGRVPGLPDMGALFDAIRGSISPHIDQPKVYYKLKRLKSKFDHAVPSAVVSRHEQRLRDLCKKVWGANFGLPAEKDAAPEEEDDDEEEERGRGNVPDAAAMLPVATEVLDAYWKTDGPALSGVSLEKGLSKLATEDARWIEAKWRRQLDAEVHSQIKRHDLAKEVYGLLLDAIKGLGP; this comes from the coding sequence ATGGAGGCCGACGCGGCGACCCCGTCCCCCCCGGGGTCGAGGAAGCGCTCGTCCCGCCCCAGGCCGCGCCCGGACGACGGCCGCCCCGAGCCCTACCCTAGCCCGCGCGGCTCCCCCTCCCGCAGGAGCGAGCGCACGCGCCGGCCCCGCGCGCCCCCGGACTCCGACGCGGTGACCGCGCCCGCCGACCGCAGGGCCCGCGCGCCCTCGCCCGCCCTCCGCAGGCCCGTCCGCGCCTTCCAGGAGGCCGCCGCGCTGGCCGCGCTGGCCGCCAGCACGCCCGCCGCGTCCTCCTCCGGCGCCAGATCCTACGGCGTGGTCTGGAGCGACGCCGACGAGGTGGCCCTCCTCAACGCGGCGGCCGCCTTCCGCGTGCGCCACGGCCGCGTCCCGGGCCTCCCGGACATGGGCGCGCTCTTCGACGCCATCCGGGGTTCCATCTCCCCGCACATCGACCAGCCCAAGGTGTACTACAAGCTGAAGCGGCTCAAGAGCAAGTTCGACCACGCGGTGCCGTCCGCGGTCGTCAGCCGCCACGAGCAGCGCCTGCGCGACCTCTGCAAGAAGGTCTGGGGCGCCAACTTCGGCCTGCCCGCCGAAAAGGACGCCGCGCCGGAGgaagaggacgacgacgaggaggaggagcgggGGCGCGGCAACGTCCCGGACGCGGCAGCCATGCTCCCGGTGGCCACCGAGGTGCTCGATGCGTACTGGAAGACGGACGGCCCGGCGCTGTCCGGGGTGTCCCTGGAGAAGGGGCTGTCAAAGCTAGCAACGGAAGACGCGAGATGGATCGAAGCCAAGTGGAGGCGGCAGCTGGATGCAGAAGTGCACTCGCAGATTAAGCGGCACGATCTGGCCAAGGAGGTCTACGGCCTGCTCCTTGACGCCATTAAGGGCCTCGGCCCCTAG
- the LOC125514823 gene encoding soluble inorganic pyrophosphatase 6, chloroplastic: MATAVTASATAATRFTRLAGVALRRSSCRPRTAVRFQRPGLTTTALLRPTELKPKDQGQPETLDYRVFLVDGADRKVSPWHDVPLRAGDGAFHFIVEIPKESSAKMEVATDEAYTPIKQDTKKGNLRYYPYNINWNYGLLPQTWEDPTAANADVEGALGDNDPVDVVEIGERRANIGDVLRVKPLAALAMIDEGELDWKIVAISLDDPKASLVNDVDDVEEHFPGTLTAIRDWFRDYKIPDGKPANRFGLGNKPTSKEYALKVIEETNESWEKLVKRKIPAGELSLA, from the exons ATGGCGACGGCGGTCACGGCGTCGGCCACCGCGGCGACCCGCTTCACGCGCCTGGCGGGCGTCGCCCTCCGGCGCAGCAGCTGCCGCCCCCGCACCGCGGTGCGCTTCCAGCGCCCGGGGCTCACCACCACCGCGCTCCTCAGGCCCACCGAGCTCAAGCCCAAGGACCAGGGCCAGCCCGAGACGCTCGACTACCGCGTCTTCCTCGTCGACGGCGCCGACCGCAAGGTGTCCCCGTGGCACGACGTGCCGCTCCGCGCCGGGGACGGGGCGTTCCACTTCATCGTCGAGATCCCCAAGGAGAGCAGCGCCAAGATGGAGGTCGCCACCGACGAGGCCTACACGCCCATCAAGCAGGACACCAAGAAGGGCAACCTTCGTTACTACCC GTACAACATCAACTGGAACTACGGGTTACTTCCCCAGACATGGGAGGACCCGACAGCTGCAAATGCTGATGTTGAAGGAGCACTTGGAGACAATGATCCTG TTGATGTTGTCGAGATTGGTGAAAGACGGGCCAATATTGGGGATGTTCTTAGGGTGAAACCGTTGGCAGCTTTAGCAATGATCGACGAGGGAGAGCTTGACTGGAAAATTGTGGCCATCTCTCTGGATGATCCCAAAGCATCTCTTGTGAATGATGTAGATGATGTCGAGGAGCATTTTCCG GGAACATTGACTGCAATCAGAGACTGGTTCAGAGACTACAAGATACCAGACGGAAAGCCCGCCAACAGATTCGGCCTCGGCAACAAGCCCACAAGCAAG GAATATGCCCTGAAGGTGATAGAAGAAACCAACGAGTCATGGGAGAAATTGGTGAAGAGGAAAATCCCGGCGGGAGAGCTCTCGCTAGCCTAG